A section of the Ensifer adhaerens genome encodes:
- a CDS encoding NADH:flavin oxidoreductase/NADH oxidase: MSGTRLFSPFELGSLTLQNRIVIAPMCQYSATDGQMNDWHLIHLGNLALSGAAVLTIEATAVLPEGRISYGDVGLYSDACEHAMGRVLDGVRRWSDMPIAIQLGHAGRKASSEIPWKGGRQINPKREGGWKTVAPSAVPFHEDYDHPAALDQSGLAQVRAAFSDAARRAAALGLDAVQIHGAHGYLLHQFLSPLSNRRTDDYGGSLENRMRFPLEVFEAVREAFPADRPVTMRVSATDWVQNGWDIEQTVTFCQALEARGCSAIHVSSGGLASNQQITIGPSYQVPFARAVKEAVGIPVIAVGLITEFEQAEAILTMGDADLVAIARAILYDPRWPWHAAAHFGERVLAPDQYLRSQPRQLRHLFDR; the protein is encoded by the coding sequence ATGAGCGGAACCAGGCTTTTCTCACCCTTTGAATTGGGATCGCTTACGCTGCAAAACCGCATCGTTATCGCCCCGATGTGCCAATATTCGGCGACCGACGGGCAGATGAACGACTGGCATCTCATTCATCTCGGCAATCTGGCCCTGTCGGGAGCGGCGGTGCTCACGATCGAGGCCACGGCAGTTCTGCCTGAGGGCCGCATTTCCTATGGCGATGTCGGGCTTTATTCGGATGCCTGCGAGCACGCCATGGGCCGTGTCCTGGACGGCGTGCGACGGTGGTCCGACATGCCGATCGCGATCCAGCTAGGCCATGCCGGACGCAAGGCTTCCAGCGAAATCCCATGGAAAGGCGGACGCCAGATCAATCCGAAGCGTGAGGGGGGCTGGAAGACCGTTGCCCCGAGCGCTGTCCCGTTCCACGAGGATTATGACCATCCGGCGGCGCTCGATCAAAGTGGCCTTGCGCAGGTCCGGGCGGCCTTTTCCGATGCTGCCAGGCGCGCCGCCGCTCTCGGGTTGGACGCTGTCCAAATTCACGGAGCGCACGGCTATCTCCTGCATCAGTTCCTGTCGCCGCTCTCCAATCGGCGCACGGATGATTATGGTGGGTCGCTCGAAAACCGCATGCGCTTTCCTCTTGAGGTCTTCGAAGCCGTTCGCGAGGCATTTCCGGCGGACCGGCCGGTGACGATGCGGGTCTCGGCGACCGACTGGGTGCAGAACGGTTGGGATATCGAGCAAACCGTTACCTTTTGCCAGGCGCTTGAAGCCCGTGGCTGCTCAGCCATTCATGTCTCCTCGGGCGGCCTTGCGTCGAACCAGCAAATTACGATCGGTCCAAGTTATCAGGTACCCTTTGCGCGCGCCGTCAAGGAAGCCGTGGGGATACCGGTCATTGCCGTGGGCCTCATCACAGAGTTCGAGCAGGCCGAAGCGATCCTGACGATGGGCGATGCCGACCTCGTCGCGATTGCCCGCGCCATCCTTTACGATCCGCGCTGGCCCTGGCATGCGGCGGCGCATTTCGGTGAGCGGGTCTTGGCGCCCGATCAGTATCTGCGATCGCAGCCCCGGCAGCTCCGCCATCTCTTCGACCGCTAG
- a CDS encoding arylsulfatase: MKLALLTQVAAAALTCSAWAANAQQITGTPGAPDATTTVDGRYLPNPPATFGGEIGLSAKDSKPYWPPQIVPPKGAPNILLIMTDDAGYGVAGTFGGVIPTPALDRVAQMGLRYTQFHSTALCSPSRAALITGRNHHSTGFGVISEQATGYPGYDSVLGVDNATIGNILKQNGYSTSWFGKNHNTPSFQYSSAGPFDQWPSGMGFDYFYGFMGGDSNQWEPYLFQDHTQIFPWVGKPGYNLITDEADNAINYIKQLNAAAPDKPFFVYYVPGATHAPHHPTPEWIEKFKGKFDMGWNAVRDQIFANQKRLGVIPQDTQLTAWPDDLPKWDTLDADSKKLFARQAEVFAAYVAYSDNEIGRVIQAVDDMGKLDNTLVIYIEGDNGTSAEGSTLGTPSEVITIEGMEIPVADQLKFYDAWGSDQTYPHMSVAWSWAFDTPFKWTKQIASHFGGTRQGMAMAWPARIKDAGGIRTQFHHMIDIVPTILEATGIPAPAMVNGVAQKPIEGVSMAYTWDKANADAPSTRHTQYFEMFGNRGIYNDGWYACTTPPAAPWLMGKAPMPEVVNGYKWELYNLKEDYSQANDLAQSNPDKLHQMQELFLLEAAKYNVFPLDNSILERLMTPRPSATAGRKLFTYSGVVSGVPGGNAPNVLNKSYTITAEIEIPANGADGMLVTTGGRFGGFGLYILKQKPVFLYNFVDIERFRWEGPDTLAAGKHTIEFGFTSDSHTMGSGGTGILKVDGKEVASQNIPHTVPALMPWDETFDVGMDTRTGVDDKDYQVPFAFTGTIDKLTVQLN; this comes from the coding sequence ATGAAATTGGCTCTTTTGACCCAGGTCGCCGCGGCGGCTCTGACGTGTTCAGCCTGGGCTGCAAACGCACAACAAATCACCGGCACACCGGGCGCACCGGACGCCACGACGACCGTCGATGGACGCTACCTCCCCAACCCACCAGCGACCTTCGGCGGCGAGATCGGGCTGAGCGCAAAGGACTCAAAACCGTATTGGCCGCCGCAGATCGTCCCACCCAAGGGCGCACCCAATATCCTTTTGATCATGACGGACGATGCCGGCTACGGGGTTGCCGGCACGTTCGGCGGCGTCATCCCGACACCGGCGCTTGATCGCGTGGCGCAGATGGGCCTGCGCTACACGCAGTTCCACTCAACCGCACTCTGTTCGCCGTCGCGGGCAGCGCTGATCACCGGACGCAACCATCATTCGACCGGATTCGGTGTGATTTCCGAGCAGGCGACCGGCTATCCAGGATATGACTCGGTTCTGGGCGTGGACAACGCAACGATTGGCAACATTCTGAAACAGAACGGCTATTCCACCTCATGGTTTGGCAAGAACCACAACACGCCGTCATTCCAGTACAGCAGCGCCGGTCCCTTCGACCAATGGCCGTCGGGCATGGGCTTCGACTACTTCTATGGCTTTATGGGCGGCGATAGCAACCAGTGGGAGCCCTATCTCTTTCAGGATCACACGCAGATATTTCCATGGGTCGGAAAGCCCGGTTACAACTTGATTACCGACGAGGCCGACAACGCTATCAACTACATCAAGCAGTTGAACGCGGCTGCGCCCGACAAGCCCTTCTTCGTCTACTACGTACCCGGCGCCACGCATGCGCCGCACCATCCCACGCCGGAATGGATCGAGAAGTTCAAGGGCAAGTTCGACATGGGCTGGAATGCCGTGCGCGACCAGATCTTCGCGAACCAGAAGCGTCTTGGCGTCATCCCGCAAGATACGCAGCTTACCGCCTGGCCCGATGACCTGCCGAAATGGGACACGCTCGACGCCGACAGCAAGAAGCTGTTTGCCCGCCAGGCCGAGGTGTTTGCAGCTTACGTCGCCTATTCCGACAATGAGATCGGCCGCGTCATCCAGGCGGTAGACGACATGGGCAAGCTGGACAACACGCTCGTCATCTATATCGAGGGCGACAACGGCACGAGCGCGGAAGGGAGCACGCTCGGCACTCCGAGCGAGGTGATCACTATCGAGGGCATGGAGATCCCTGTCGCCGACCAGTTGAAATTCTATGATGCCTGGGGTTCCGACCAGACCTACCCACACATGTCGGTAGCGTGGTCATGGGCCTTCGACACACCGTTCAAATGGACTAAGCAGATCGCCTCGCATTTCGGCGGTACGCGGCAAGGCATGGCAATGGCGTGGCCCGCCCGCATCAAGGACGCAGGCGGCATTCGTACCCAGTTCCACCACATGATCGACATCGTTCCGACGATCCTCGAGGCGACCGGGATTCCGGCGCCAGCCATGGTCAACGGCGTGGCGCAGAAACCGATCGAAGGCGTCAGCATGGCCTACACGTGGGATAAGGCCAACGCCGACGCGCCCTCGACGCGCCACACGCAATACTTCGAGATGTTCGGCAACCGCGGCATTTACAACGACGGCTGGTACGCCTGTACCACTCCGCCGGCAGCACCTTGGCTGATGGGCAAAGCGCCAATGCCGGAAGTGGTCAATGGCTACAAGTGGGAGCTCTATAATCTCAAAGAGGACTATTCGCAGGCCAACGACCTTGCTCAGAGCAATCCGGACAAGCTGCATCAGATGCAGGAACTGTTCCTGCTGGAAGCCGCAAAGTACAACGTATTCCCGCTCGACAACTCGATCCTGGAGCGCCTCATGACACCGCGGCCGAGCGCGACCGCGGGGCGCAAGCTGTTCACCTATTCAGGCGTCGTTTCCGGCGTGCCCGGTGGCAATGCTCCGAACGTCCTGAACAAGTCCTACACGATCACGGCTGAGATCGAGATCCCGGCGAATGGCGCGGACGGCATGCTCGTGACCACCGGCGGCCGTTTTGGCGGCTTCGGCCTATACATCCTGAAGCAAAAGCCGGTGTTCCTCTACAATTTCGTGGACATCGAGCGCTTCCGCTGGGAGGGCCCCGACACGCTGGCCGCCGGTAAGCATACGATCGAGTTCGGCTTCACATCGGACAGCCACACCATGGGCAGCGGCGGTACGGGCATTCTCAAGGTGGATGGCAAGGAGGTCGCCAGCCAGAACATCCCGCACACTGTCCCCGCCCTGATGCCATGGGACGAGACCTTCGATGTCGGCATGGATACGCGCACCGGTGTCGATGACAAGGACTACCAGGTGCCGTTCGCCTTCACCGGGACGATCGACAAGCTGACGGTCCAGCTGAACTGA
- a CDS encoding formylglycine-generating enzyme family protein yields MNVSPDRPAVGRIRMQVSAPEQVWIDGGSFLMGSDHHYPEEAPAHPVKVDGFWIDVAPVTNRQFAAFVEVTGYVTLAEKASNPQDYPGAPPEMLKPGSVVFDPPKRVSGRDPSQWWKFKFGANWRRPYGGLSNLRGKLDHPVVQIAYADAMAYAVWAERDLPTEAEWEIAAKGGLEGKEFAWGDEFIPNGRCMANTWHGMFPTENLKSDGFERTSPVGSFPPNAYGLYDMIGNVWEWTSDYWTTRHSAPAEKACCVPVNPRGGSAEASRDPARPDIRAARRVIKGGSHLCAPNYCRRYRPQARHPQEENAATTHIGFRCVRRP; encoded by the coding sequence ATGAATGTCTCGCCTGACCGACCGGCTGTCGGTCGAATAAGGATGCAGGTCAGCGCTCCCGAACAGGTCTGGATCGACGGGGGCAGCTTCCTCATGGGCTCGGACCATCATTATCCCGAGGAAGCTCCTGCCCATCCGGTGAAGGTCGATGGTTTCTGGATCGACGTGGCACCGGTGACGAACCGGCAGTTTGCCGCATTCGTGGAGGTTACCGGTTATGTTACGCTCGCCGAAAAGGCGTCCAATCCACAAGATTATCCCGGCGCGCCGCCCGAAATGCTAAAGCCGGGGTCGGTGGTCTTTGACCCACCGAAGCGGGTCTCCGGTCGCGATCCATCGCAATGGTGGAAATTCAAGTTCGGTGCGAACTGGCGTCGGCCCTATGGGGGCCTGAGCAACCTGCGTGGCAAGCTCGACCATCCGGTCGTCCAGATCGCCTATGCCGACGCCATGGCCTACGCCGTTTGGGCGGAAAGGGACCTGCCGACGGAGGCGGAGTGGGAAATTGCAGCCAAGGGCGGCCTCGAAGGCAAGGAGTTTGCTTGGGGGGACGAATTCATCCCAAACGGCCGCTGCATGGCCAATACCTGGCACGGCATGTTTCCGACTGAAAATCTCAAAAGCGACGGGTTCGAGCGGACCTCGCCAGTCGGCAGCTTCCCGCCGAATGCTTACGGCCTCTACGATATGATCGGCAATGTCTGGGAGTGGACGAGCGACTATTGGACGACACGCCATTCCGCCCCGGCCGAAAAGGCTTGCTGCGTTCCGGTCAACCCGCGCGGTGGCAGCGCCGAGGCAAGCCGCGATCCGGCACGGCCCGACATCAGGGCCGCAAGGCGGGTGATCAAAGGCGGATCGCATCTCTGCGCACCAAACTACTGCCGTCGTTACCGCCCTCAAGCACGCCATCCCCAGGAGGAGAACGCGGCGACAACCCATATCGGTTTTCGCTGTGTCCGCCGGCCATAG